The DNA segment atatgtagatCGATGTATCAACTGTAGAACGGAAGAGTGGAAGAGGAGGACTATCAACACGTACTTCAGAaactgttaaaatattttgatagaaagTGAAGCGAAGACATCCTGAAGGCAGAAGACGAAGATTATATGGAAAGAAACGTACATATAGAGAATAAATGCTGGGAAATGATGACAATATACAGGAAAGAGATAAAGACAACAATAAGAGGTGTCGAAGatacaataaaagaaaacagagAAGAATGTATGCTCATGAGAGGGGACTTCAACGGGAGAATAGGAGAAAGAGGAGCAAGAAGTTGGGAAGAGGAGAGGCGagatgggaaaagaaaatctaAAGAGAAAGTGGAAAATGCAGAGGGGAAGAAATTGATGGAATAGATTGAAGAAAATGGATGGGAAGTATTGAATGGGAACAAATAAGGGAACGAATAAGGGGAATCGAcctatactgggtgccccaaaattcgcggaacaactcaatgaggtacctaatgtcaattcatgttagaaaataacgagaaaaataattaaaaaatgctatatctcttagatttgaagatatgggggcacaaaaggtgcagctttgatctcatttattttaaataataaaaaagattttgactatttgtcttttactagccagtggcctaataattgtgatcaggtttgcaattattttctccattatttccagcatttccaagtacagtgtggaataaaatgatttacatctagttacctttggaatttttgcacatgtaaattttcctgtaccgctctacttttttttttcgaagtgccgaactattagttctgtcaataaacgtcatcaatcgaattgacaattgttacaatttactaaattgtattaacaaacgttggtggccactttcaacactacctgtgacttgcttttgttagctcttttttaattagaatcataccttcgcaataaatcacatttggaatttggatatatattttaaggttaggctttcttttttttgtagagcggcatttcgtatttttacaagggtaatgcaaaggtaactagatgtaaatcattttattccacactgtagtaattttatgttccttttacctcaaatagcgtacggcaacacggctttgatttttcccgcTCATTTCcaaggatacaacaaaaatgaaatatttgcagaccaTTGGGATATGattgggatgcatagaatgtttttaaatgttgccacatttagggccggttgcaccaacgccagttaaagttaactgtaggttaaaatgcttcgttactttagttacctacctattgttgtaacaatgttttcgtccATTTTAATCTatggttaaatttaactcacgttggtgcaaccggcccttagtgtaacgaataggtccatatcttctacaaaaaagaagattgatttttttaaacatttttacctgatctcttaatgactacttaacaacgtactactacgttgttccgcgaattttggggcacccagtataggTAGAAGAGGAGAAACAGTGATAGATTAAGGAATAGAAAACGAAGAAGCATAGGAAAGAGTAGAATAATTCAGAATAGGATTAAGAGTAGAGTCGGACCATGTCCCGCTAGAAATAAGTATAGAAGAAACAAACCTTGAAGAAAGGGAAAAAGGAAGAGCAAAGGAGGAGCAGAAGAAGgtgacaataaaaatatggGATGAACAAGGAGTACTCGCAGAAGAGTATATAGGAGGAGACTAGAGAAAGTCAGATTTAGAGAGCACAATGTAGAGAAGATGGCGCTAGAACTGAAAGAAGTAATTGAAAAAGAAACGACAAAAAAGGAGATAATAGTCAAGAAAGCAAAAGTGAcaggaaagaaaaatgagtGGAACAAAGAATGTGAACAATTGAAGGAGGAAGGAAGGCGTTAAGATAATGGAAGAGGACCAAGGTTAACAAAAATAGCTTCCTAGAAGCGAAAAGAAGATACGGAGAAAGACgtagaaatttttaaaaatatttttttttctattgcgGTGAagtacagtggggagcacggaatttcgcacgccAATTTGtacgtcattaaaaaaaaactatctagtctaagctttattgtcattataatcaataatgaggtgggatacgcatgatatatgtgatcatgactgatgtttcacctaaactgtcacgaaactgccgccagtaggtatctcattttaataaaattaagtcagtgaaatgtccaatgtgtgcgaaattccgtgctcgccactgtacagAATAGCAACATACGATATAATAAGAGTGGGCATATTCAACacctttttttcactactagtctcaaaaggcgtcattatttactctcgaaccgaccccagaagtagaatttctgtCCCTAGGTCTTAACCACAGAACACAAACCTTAACccttaaccctccaccacccagcggcacggcaatttagTCGTCACTTAggaacgaaagattttcgttgatttcattggtcaacgtagacgattttgatagcaaccgttgaaaaatgagaactcagATCGTCGCAtcacacaaaataatttgattaataattgttTGAATTTGTACGTAGTTAatctttttttccttttccttcttaacttttttcttttgttgtttcATTACATTTTAGTTAGTTTAGCTCTTTATCTATTAGATCTTAGCATTTAGTTTCACTGAAAGTGGTTGCACTCTACCATCGTGTGTCATTGGCGCGTTTTTCGATTCACGATTCGTCTGTTCGAAAACGACCATAAAACCCTCCCTCTTGGGGAGgccaaaaagaagaaagtagTTAGTCTCTGAGAGTTCGTTTCGTCGGTAACTACAAAACTCAAACATCTCGACCACGAAGTGAGTTCCACCGCGTACAGAGACACGAACGAAATTCAGACGTCCAGCCCCAACGGTAAgtcgtttttgaatttattgaatCGCGAATCCCGTAACATAGCTCTTCGCTTAGGTAGGCTTATAATCAACAATCGGTTAATATAAGTGCCCTGGAGAcacacaataattattatcacttttccagattccgcataaATTATTCGGACAGAAGACCAagtattatcaaataaaagccctcgacttcgtctcgtgctcttatttgataataattggtcttctgacctcatttatggatgttttcgttcattagcaaaaaattctccgataaaaaattttgcacttggaacatatgtgattaaaaaaatttttttttcggttatctttgaacactcgatataacaaattattaaatcgcAGGAGTTggcaattttgaaataaaaagtcCTTCgctgtttctttttttcaagtctcaataaaaatgtcatattttaatcACATAACCTGTATACAGGGCGTACTAAAAATTATATATATTAATTACCAAAAACGGCGATATTTCTAAATactaaaaattaatactgtcGAGTCGATATCTTTTTATGATAATTGTAGGTAGAAGGAAGTCTAGGATAATGAGCACCAGGAAAATTAAATTCGACACAAAGATTAAACATTCCGGTGGACGATTTTTCTTCGTCCCTGATGACATCTTCGTGTtcttttatgtatttataaggAGCATAAGCTAAAGGACAGTCGATCCGAATGTCGATCTCCAAACCCAGATGAGGCACCAAAAGGAAGTCGTCTTGGTCGTCCAGCTCATCTGGATTCGGCGGAACTCCCTCGTTGTGCAACTCGTCTTCGACGTCTTCGTCGTTTTGTTCTTCGTGAAgatgaaatttttgcaaataagcGGCTGTAACGACTCGTATTAGACCCACAACAAATCCTTCTAGTCTATCTACCGTCATTCATGGCCCCGTAGCAGAAGAAAGTGTCGTGGACGTCTCCGTAACCGGTGTAGACCACGACACTTGGCTTCTTCATTGTTGGATAGCTCCTCACCAACAGCTCTCTCTCGTATTGCTGCTGCTGCATGAACATTTCAGTGTGGGCCAGAATTATCCTTCTTATCCTCATGTGCATCATTCTTTGCTTCTGCTTCAGCGACATCTCTCGATCTGGTGAGATGCCGAACGCCACAAACCAAGCATTTTGGAGGAAGTAGCAGTACTAAAATTGTCACACTTCAAACACCCTCACACCAAATCTTTTCACATTACTTTGGCAGAAAATGTGTTACCGGTAGCCCTTTCGAAGATGACGCTTCTCGAGCCGTACGTAGCACAATCCAGAAGGTCGAGGATCTTACAACCACTTACACTGAGCGCATGTTTGATTGGTTCTTCGCTCACTTTGTCGAAATGGATGCAAAAGTTCTTGGTCAAGTGAATAATGTGTTTCACTTCTTCGGGGAGAGCCTTGAACAGTACTTAAAGAACTACTTTGGATATTGAGGTGTGGCATATATACGTAGTCTTTGACGACAGCCGGACCGTAGATTTGGTAAGGCTTCATGGTGAATTTGTACAGGAAGAGATCGTACAAGTCTAGAATTAGACCTCCGTACATGCAGCTCTTTTGCGTCCGGTAGAACTCGTTGTAGACGTAGCGCCAAATTGTGGCCATGATGACAGTTTGCTGCAATTTGTTTTCACAATATCAAAAGAAAACTCTTTTGGTTCTTACTTGAAAGTTGATAATGTCTAACAAGTTTAACAGGCGACACAAACACTTCAGTTCCATGTCGTCTTGGGTCGACTCTATCGCCCTGAAAGTCGTCGATGTTAAGTTCTGGAGCTTCTTCGACAAGGTCTTGAACGACTTGTTGAGCAAGTCTTCGGCTGCGAGTTTGAACTTGCGGTTCACTTTTCTGACTCGGTCGCCTGAAACGGTCGTTTCAAGGAGCTTATTTGGCGAAATCTAAAGACCTACTCAGTTCTTGGTACGTAATGAATTTGAAGACGTTCTGAAGGATTTCTAGTGGCATCAGCATGATCGGGTTTTTTCGTCTGAACGGGTTTTTATTCGAGTATAAACATGTAGCCTCCTCACCGACGTCggtttttcgttttttcgATCTTAGGTAGTAAGATGAGTCAGCATCTTCGGGTTCCTCCATTAGCTTATGATTTCTAATCGATTGAGAATTTTTTATGTCAGATCGAAATTTTGATACGAACTACCTAGATTGCAGTTTAATCTTGTTAATTCCATACCTCTAAAGTCCTTTTTTTGCAGTGCTCTATCCTTACAAGTATTTTGATCGGATACTTACGGAGATAGcgataattattaaatttataattttggtTTTCTTTAAGATTCATTTGTCTTGGCTTGGAAGTAAATAGTTTGAGAAGCACTGCATTAACATACTGTGCACAAATTtgcaaacataaaaaaattacagatgAAACCAAATGTTGCAGTACCACTGGCCtcgaaattacaaaaatatttgtcattctgacaaaaattttaaatggaaatttataaattttcatttttcactcAATTCTTCCATGTTTACGACTAggtactttttaaaattttacgttgTCTTTTTAACATATTCTTTCCATTAATACTTTTCAATCGCGAACCGTGAAGACACTACAcccaaaaagttaggttagatCTTACTGTGACAACGACAGTCACTACTGCTCATGCGTTATGGACCTGAATTGTCAAATTCAAGGTCGGCAAAATTTAGTGACTCTTGTTGAGACTGAATTCATAATTTAGTAACGAAAACGTCATTTGTGTCAAAATGTGAAAGAGAGGTTATGagagctttaacaattatttttttgctcttAGAAGTGTTTAACGGTATCAACCCAAGaagttattaataataattagatatGACAGAGAATTgggtgcaatttttatttgcaaaagTGAAAAGCGAACGTATTtgcatttgttttaaattgccgccacaaataaaaaattaaaacacccATGGACGGCTAGTAACTACCTATATCACTAGTGCCAACCTAACGGCACTTTGACAGTTCAGGTTTATTAGTGTACCTATATAAAAGTTTACTAAGAGTAGGGCAAACGCGTATATTtgacaactatttttgatcCAAATTTATGTCAGTTTAATGTCATTAGGTCAGTAGCGTCACAAGAGTTTCTTTTAAGGGatcagaataaataaaaaaatgaaaaatactgGAAAACCAaaccaaacaatattttattgaacaataataaatatttttgcttaaacattcatttaaataCTAAATAGGAatctattgttttaaattttgaaccaTATCCCTCATGGCATGACTCTTGCTGgaccatttaattttttggcggATTCTGATTtccctttttaatttcgcagtataaatttttaaacgataAACCATCAATTTTAGTGCAAACTTTGATTTTATGTTACAACAACGTCGAAATTTGATTGTCTGATAATCATATATTTCCGCTGTagctatttttctttaaatatttttttaaattggaaaatgCTTTTTCTGCTAAAACTTCAATCTGAAATGTCTTGTCCGTCACATAAAACAGACATCCTGTTTTGTATTCCTTTAGAGCTACTAATTTAGAATAAGGTCTAATAGTAATTCGTTTAGTTTTTGATCCTAAAGCCAACATACAATCCtgacaaattttttgtttcctcATTGTTTTTATCACATATCCAGCACAATTATACAAAGCATTTTTTTCTCTCAAAGAAAgttcattttgatgtttattcCAATCGGATGGTAATATTAAGTTTCTTTCTGTTTCATtatcattataattttttgtatctTGATTCAttgtaatataatttaaaaaacctgtCAATGGTGCTCCTTCATCATATTCATAATTTGTGTTGTTGTTAAATGGCATGTCTAAATATTGAGAAACATACAACAATTTCAAATCCTGTTTGAATTGAATTGCTGTCGGCATGGGATCTTATTTGAGAAAAAACGTTCTCTAAACAGTCTTGCGAAAATCTCgaagttaataaaaatgagtattttttttcatttaaaaataaattttgaaggtcTAGAATTGATTTCGTTGTTAAAATTACTCCTGTTTGAATAGGTTTCCATAAGGACTTTCCATTTTTATCAGGAGCTACTTGTAAACTCGAAAATAATGTTATAAATTCGTCAAGAAATAATAGTGTTTCCTGATATActctcaaattaaatttatttaaagccaGTGTCGTCGTCCGGGAACTTATCAGTTTAAACCACGTGGAAAccatattgataaaaaatgctgttgttAAAGATGCAAATGTCTCTAtcttaattttcataaaatttataacatcaTCTAAAACTCCTGACTTAAActgtaaattttgtaaatgatAATTTAATGTGCGAATTGCTGGAAATggcaatttcatttttctcaACATGGTATATCCACTGGTTCCACACGCAAATTTAAGTTTCAGTGATTTGGTTAAAGTTTCGTTTGAacattttctgaatttttttgttctaatGACCTGAAGTTGATCtgtaaaaacattttccaatttttcttttagttctctattttgacgtttttgtaAGTAGAGGgcattacttaattttttgttatttactttaaaaatcatCAATCTCTTCTTtaaattctgaatttttttttggagatggacgtgattaaaattttctttaaattggtTTAAATTATCCGGTAACGCAGCACACATGTTTTCTTCTATGTTTGAATTTAATGAGAACTTCGGAAAGCCGAAAATAGAAGGTGCAGCATGCTTCTTCAGTACTTTCCCATAAATTTCCCACTGATCTTCTGAAAAATGGTCAGCACATATTCTTCCATTCTTCGGTGGCGTTCTATTCATGTGTTTTGTCCAAATAGAACGCTTATATGGGTTTTTCGGGAtagatttgaaaattatacCGTCTTCGCTTCTGTTTTTACATCCTTCTACACTGCAGCCTGTCATTGTTGTTATTTGACGAGCGGCAATgaatgtcacaatgacgtatattttaattaataaaataaataaataggctGTGGTAAAAGTGATCCACCAATCAAATTGGATCACGCTGTTTGCCTTACTCTTAGTAAACTTTTATATAGGAACACTAAGGTTTATGAGCTGCACTGTTTTGTAGTTTCacgaacataaccttaaaatctAACACGAGATTTTGACCGGTTCTTCTTCTACCTGACTGAACGGCGTAATTACGAACGACACAGtgttacaattttaaaacCGTATGAATCAATCAACGGATTATCATTTGTTTCccacgaccaattttcttccgATCCCCACAATCCATAAATTACTGGAAATGCTTCAAAATTATGCCCAATTCACATGCAAATTATCTGAAAGCTTTGCCACCCCGttaattcgcgaattttgttTGCCCCTACCAATTTACACCCATTTACCGAATCGCTCCATCCCTAacagattaatttttacgatttCAATTTCGCCGAAATCATCCGCCCCTTCCGGAACCTTTGAACTGCGAATTCCTGCTTCTCTATTAGTGGATACAGTCCTTAATTCCAATTTATCCCGGCTTAACCCGGCTCGTTTTAGAACCTCTGAGCGAACGTTAACGCTCTTTGCTTTTGACTCGTTTTTCGGACTTgctcaataattaaaattcgtCGATCCTGCGGCGTCCGACTTACTTACGTTAGATAATTTAAGTTCGTGTTTAGTGCTTAAGAAAGCGTTCTTGGTGATGCTCGGTCCGCATTTACAAACTGTTACGGCACGAGAGAGGTTTTGCTTGGCGTAAATGTTTTAATACGTCTCGCTCGGAtggtaataaaactgtttatttaGCTTTTATTAACTCTGGGAGGGCTCTGGGCTGGATGCTACATAATACATTGATGAAAAGTGCGTTAAAATTGAAGCTTAATGTTAGACAGCTCGCCGATTTCCACTGGAGCGGgagaaaaaacataaatactACAGAAATGGCCAGAAAAAACATTATGTGAACGTAGTGTGGAGTCAAACAAACAGGCAATTTACTTAGGTGTTTTATTAATAAGAATTACACAAGAGGCTTTTTCTGCTGAACGTTCGTTCATCTTCGGGTTGCAGTTGTTACCACCGGCCCTCTGAAAAGGAGTTAAGGATACGTACACGTTTGAagcgtgaacgaaagtggAAGAGTCTCGGTCGGCATCGACTATTTATCGGAAAGTTGGGACCAAGCGCAGCGCCAACGGAGCCCTCTTATTGGTCAGCCAATGAGAGAGTAAATTGCCCTGAACAAAACTGGGACGCGAACGTCGCCCAAGGTCACAATGCAAAATTCAGCAATTGCAaaataccgtgtgagcaacaagtactgattgagttggcaataaattctggtgatttttggtgacttttatgtcatgttccaacgagaaaaccattttattaataaaagattacaaaaaccaagacgtttaaatttgaaatgtatatcaggtgtcaatattgtcaataaaacaaaccgaaataggtacaattcacagtcttgaaaattttatgtaaaatttttttttgccaactgtaacagttattgttgctcaccctgtataataataataaatccaCCACGAAATGACCCAGTTTGCTTCTGATTCCAAGGCTGGTAGAATTGAGATGCGTTTGGGAGGTTGCCTCGTtcccatttaaaacaatataaagtccgttttttttttaataatcaattgTAAAAGTGTTGTCAGGTTGACAGAAAATTCGAAAgagtgaattttataaatcacgtttggaacattgacttttgaaattgtcaccgattgtcacatttgacaatttaaatttgtaatccgCCAAAAGTacgtatgtatgtatgtatatttggTACCTATACAGGTTTTCAAAGTAATCCGATTTTTATACATTTCCACTAACTTATACATTTCCACTAACttaatataatatataataacTAAAAACTAATCTAAGTAAATAACTAAAACAGTGATTCAAAATCAATAACCAATTAACAAATTAGCAATTATCCCTCCCCACATATTGTCCTTCTTCTCCACTCAACATTCTTCATCCATTCGATCCCTCTTCCATCCTCATTCAACATTTCTTCTCTACTttcatctctctctctctctctcaattctacgcattcattcaacaaatgttctatcgtctcctttttttctccacacatcctgcacactctaatcctatcctcattccaatatttattctctctctccacacctaaatcttgctattatcactctctcctttctactctctcttcctaggtactttggtagttcttccgttattattttttcatacttcccATTGTACCTAGATTCCCTAATTCTCGTTCTTCTTTCCTGCACTTGCACATCTCTGTCTCTCTGCACAAATTCATCTGTCATTGCTCTGCCTCCCTCTCGCATTCTTTCTATCACCGCTCCTGCATACCCATTTCTTTCGAAATATGCCTCCCTTTCTTTCCATACCCCTTTTCctatttctttccttttttctttcagacaCTCTTGCAAAATTCTACACTCTCCTCTCTCTATCAACCTCTCCTCAAATCTTATTGCTCTCTTTCCTGCTTCTATTCTTATTCCATCCCTTTTTGTTTCCTCCATCACCTCCATCACCAGTCTGGTGACATCATTATTCTCCTTCTAAAGTCATGTCCAAATATTCTCTCTCCTATCCCCCATACCGCTCCTATTATCTTATTCGCTTTTTTCACTAACTCTCTCACATGTGCTGCTGCtgtgtttctttcattcatcacataacctaaatgcttaaattctttcacttcttcaattttatccttTTCCTATCtccactcatttatttttctcctaCCACCCCCCTTTCTAAACACCATCATCTTGGATTTCTCTACATTCACCGTCAACTTTTTCCTCCTCATATATTTCTCCATGTTTCCCAACATTTCTTTCATACCTTTCTCCTCTCTCGCTAGCACCACCAAATCATCCGCGTATGCCAAAGACCACACTTTTTCTTTGCCCACCACGACCCCCCCTGCCTGCCCTTTCCTGAACATCTCCTCTATATCTCCAATAAACGCTGCAAACAGGCTGGGGCTTAGTGGGCAACCTTGTCTTACTCCCTTATACGTCTTGAAACATTCACTCACTCTTCCATCCACTCTCACTCTACTTATCGTCTCTTCATATat comes from the Tenebrio molitor chromosome 9, icTenMoli1.1, whole genome shotgun sequence genome and includes:
- the LOC138139118 gene encoding uncharacterized protein, translating into MEEPEDADSSYYLRSKKRKTDVGEEATCLYSNKNPFRRKNPIMLMPLEILQNVFKFITYQELSDRVRKVNRKFKLAAEDLLNKSFKTLSKKLQNLTSTTFRAIESTQDDMELKCLCRLLNLLDIINFQQTVIMATIWRYVYNEFYRTQKSCMYGGLILDLYDLFLYKFTMKPYQIYGPAVVKDYALPEEVKHIIHLTKNFCIHFDKVSEEPIKHALSVSGCKILDLLDCATYGSRSVIFERATGNTFSAKYCYFLQNAWFVAFGISPDREMSLKQKQRMMHMRIRRIILAHTEMFMQQQQYERELLVRSYPTMKKPSVVVYTGYGDVHDTFFCYGAMNDAAYLQKFHLHEEQNDEDVEDELHNEGVPPNPDELDDQDDFLLVPHLGLEIDIRIDCPLAYAPYKYIKEHEDVIRDEEKSSTGMFNLCVEFNFPGAHYPRLPSTYNYHKKISTRQY